From the genome of Ornithobacterium rhinotracheale, one region includes:
- a CDS encoding reprolysin-like metallopeptidase: MKNRFLYIFILFPLVAFAQQYWQATTPKNREIQKAYHLDLMALQKNVQQKAEVEIPTKNGNFTKYQLVENSNFSPELAKKYPHIKSYIGYANGSQLRLSISPQKIDALVIHDKGGITTLAKDKNSYSVYAVNHNKLNFDFNCLTPETFNVLPPVQILPLKTDAKRRTYRTAIAVTGEYTKYHGGTKEKALAAINASLTHVNAVLEKELSVHLELIPNEDEIIFTEAQTDPFTEAQIGIKNGTWSRELQELLDDKIGNANYDLGHLLGASFGGGFAADIGTVCENGKKGSAFTAPYDAKPEGINFDIDFLTHEIGHQLGATHIFSKKEEKGVDSYVEPGSGSTIMGYAGIVREDGGKFNVQSHSDNYFNQISILQMNYTLNSKQNCGKIQELPTKPPVADAGKDYTIPAKTPFVLKGEAEGSNKEDFTYTWEQLNSSQSLNYTNADANSKTNPLFRSVKPSKEKERMFPSWDLIKKQMLTDAPFESLSNVSRALKFGFVVRDGRDYGQVATDHMEVNVQASDTGFSVVKPKAYETVAKGGELKVEWNIAKTNIAPINVFKVNIYLVTAQAGKMQKTLVKENVSNDGEETVQLPTDFEAKQAYILIESVGNIFFAVSQPFSVGYRVNNVCRNYSAEERLPLPIEDGKTAKLEFKEYTKITFSIPNDGLVNNVKLDLGINHSRMSDLQAYLISPSGEVAEIFTKLCLDKENSKINAEISDDKSAVRCTEIIHDFKPQVPFKLFNGTTQKGEWKLLIGDGVLPYEGKITKASLNLCANTFSDFTIESSSYKRLELYPNPAYNDVNVKISNLIKPGVKFKIYNLVGQLIKQDEDYTQTGNFIKKINIIGIPPGVYILQAEGNDFSESIKFIIE, encoded by the coding sequence ATGAAAAACCGATTTCTATATATTTTTATCCTTTTCCCGTTGGTTGCCTTTGCACAGCAATATTGGCAAGCCACTACGCCTAAAAATCGCGAAATTCAAAAAGCTTATCATTTGGATTTGATGGCTTTGCAAAAAAATGTCCAGCAAAAAGCCGAGGTGGAAATCCCGACTAAAAACGGAAATTTTACAAAATATCAATTGGTGGAAAATAGCAATTTCTCTCCTGAATTGGCAAAAAAATATCCTCACATTAAATCGTACATCGGGTATGCAAATGGCTCGCAATTGCGATTGAGTATAAGCCCTCAGAAAATTGATGCTTTGGTAATCCATGATAAAGGAGGGATTACGACTTTGGCAAAGGATAAAAATTCATACAGTGTCTATGCTGTGAATCATAATAAATTAAATTTTGATTTCAATTGCTTAACGCCTGAAACTTTCAATGTTTTGCCCCCAGTTCAAATCCTACCTTTGAAAACAGATGCAAAAAGAAGAACTTATCGCACAGCTATAGCTGTAACAGGAGAGTATACAAAATACCATGGAGGAACAAAAGAAAAAGCTTTAGCGGCAATAAATGCATCGCTCACACATGTGAATGCTGTGCTAGAAAAAGAGCTTTCGGTGCATTTGGAATTAATTCCAAACGAGGATGAAATAATTTTTACAGAAGCACAAACTGATCCTTTTACAGAAGCACAAATTGGTATCAAAAATGGTACTTGGAGTAGAGAATTGCAAGAGCTTTTAGATGATAAGATTGGAAATGCAAATTACGATTTAGGGCATCTGTTAGGAGCTTCATTCGGAGGTGGTTTTGCAGCAGATATTGGAACTGTTTGTGAGAATGGTAAAAAAGGAAGTGCCTTTACAGCCCCATATGATGCTAAACCTGAAGGAATCAATTTTGATATAGATTTCTTGACACACGAAATAGGGCACCAGTTAGGTGCTACCCATATTTTTTCTAAAAAAGAAGAAAAGGGAGTTGATTCTTATGTGGAACCAGGGTCGGGATCTACCATCATGGGATATGCAGGAATCGTAAGAGAGGATGGTGGGAAATTTAATGTGCAAAGCCATAGTGATAATTACTTTAATCAAATCAGTATTTTGCAGATGAACTACACGCTTAATAGTAAGCAGAATTGCGGGAAGATTCAAGAATTACCGACTAAACCACCTGTGGCAGATGCAGGTAAAGATTATACAATTCCAGCTAAAACTCCATTTGTATTAAAAGGTGAAGCAGAGGGCTCAAACAAAGAGGATTTTACTTATACTTGGGAGCAATTGAATAGCTCTCAGAGCTTAAATTATACAAATGCAGATGCCAATAGCAAGACCAATCCACTTTTTAGAAGTGTGAAACCGTCTAAAGAAAAAGAAAGAATGTTTCCATCGTGGGATTTAATCAAAAAACAAATGTTGACCGATGCCCCTTTTGAATCATTATCAAATGTATCTAGAGCGTTGAAGTTCGGTTTCGTAGTGAGAGACGGCAGAGATTATGGGCAAGTAGCTACCGATCATATGGAGGTGAATGTTCAAGCAAGTGACACGGGATTCTCTGTTGTGAAACCAAAAGCATACGAAACTGTGGCTAAAGGAGGAGAGCTCAAGGTTGAGTGGAATATTGCCAAAACCAACATAGCTCCTATCAATGTTTTTAAAGTAAATATTTACTTGGTAACAGCCCAAGCAGGAAAAATGCAGAAAACCCTGGTGAAAGAAAATGTGAGCAACGATGGGGAGGAAACCGTTCAATTACCAACGGATTTTGAAGCGAAACAAGCTTATATTTTAATCGAATCTGTCGGGAATATTTTCTTTGCAGTAAGTCAGCCGTTTTCGGTGGGGTACAGAGTTAATAATGTTTGCCGTAATTATTCGGCTGAAGAAAGATTGCCTTTGCCAATCGAAGATGGAAAAACTGCTAAATTAGAATTTAAAGAATATACTAAAATTACTTTTTCTATACCAAACGATGGCTTGGTAAATAATGTGAAATTGGATTTAGGAATTAATCACAGTAGAATGAGTGATTTGCAAGCATATTTGATATCTCCTTCAGGTGAAGTCGCTGAAATTTTCACAAAACTATGTTTGGATAAAGAAAACTCAAAAATTAATGCTGAAATTTCTGATGATAAATCAGCGGTGAGATGTACAGAAATTATTCATGATTTTAAGCCTCAAGTTCCATTTAAATTGTTTAACGGAACCACTCAAAAAGGAGAATGGAAGCTTTTAATAGGGGATGGAGTTTTACCCTATGAAGGGAAAATTACTAAAGCAAGTTTAAATCTTTGCGCTAATACCTTTAGTGATTTTACGATAGAAAGTTCTTCATATAAGCGTTTAGAATTGTATCCAAACCCTGCGTATAATGATGTAAATGTGAAAATTTCTAATTTAATCAAGCCAGGAGTGAAATTCAAAATATATAATCTTGTGGGGCAGTTAATCAAGCAAGACGAAGACTATACTCAAACAGGAAACTTTATTAAGAAAATCAACATTATAGGAATCCCGCCAGGGGTTTATATCTTGCAAGCCGAAGGAAACGACTTTTCAGAATCAATAAAATTCATTATTGAATAG
- the miaB gene encoding tRNA (N6-isopentenyl adenosine(37)-C2)-methylthiotransferase MiaB, whose product MFEEKVIDEGRQGEVYQAEGSKGDRKLFLESYGCQMNFSDSEIVASILSQEGFSTTNVLEEADLILLNTCSIREKAEQTVRKRLNQFNAIKKHNPKLLVGVLGCMAERLKDKFLEEEHIVDLVVGPDAYRDLPNLLQELEDGRSAVNVILSKDETYADLSPVRLGGNGVTAFVSITRGCDNMCTFCVVPFTRGRERSRDPHSIIKECKELWENGYKEVTLLGQNVDSYLWYGGGLKKDFKNATEMQKATAVSFAQLLDMVATAVPQMRIRFSTSNPQDMTLDVLHMMAKHHNICKYIHLPVQSGSTSVLKRMNRQHTREEYLELIDNIRKIVPECALSHDMIAGFCDETEEEHRDTLSLMEHVKYDFGYMFAYSDRPGTPAHKKMEDNVPDEVKKRRLREIIELQQKHSKQRMDSYLNKVHEVLIEGDSKKSDDEWYGRTTQNTVVVFPKTGNEKVGDFVNVLVKDCTSATLLGEKIENQ is encoded by the coding sequence ATGTTTGAAGAAAAAGTAATCGACGAGGGAAGGCAAGGAGAAGTGTACCAAGCAGAGGGAAGTAAAGGCGATAGAAAGCTTTTTCTTGAAAGTTATGGCTGCCAGATGAATTTCTCGGATTCGGAGATTGTGGCATCTATTTTAAGTCAAGAAGGATTTTCTACGACCAATGTGCTGGAAGAGGCAGATTTGATTTTGCTAAATACTTGCTCCATTCGTGAGAAGGCAGAGCAAACGGTGCGCAAGCGCCTAAACCAGTTTAATGCGATTAAGAAGCATAATCCTAAACTTTTGGTGGGCGTTTTGGGCTGTATGGCAGAGCGTTTGAAGGATAAATTTTTGGAGGAGGAGCATATCGTGGACTTAGTCGTGGGGCCCGATGCATACCGAGATTTGCCCAATCTATTGCAAGAATTAGAAGATGGCCGCTCGGCGGTGAATGTAATATTATCCAAAGATGAAACTTACGCAGATTTAAGTCCCGTTCGCTTAGGAGGAAATGGCGTTACGGCTTTTGTTTCCATCACGCGTGGGTGCGACAATATGTGTACCTTCTGCGTGGTGCCATTTACCCGTGGGCGCGAACGAAGCCGAGACCCCCATTCCATCATCAAAGAATGCAAAGAATTATGGGAAAATGGCTATAAGGAAGTTACCCTTTTAGGGCAAAATGTGGATAGCTACCTATGGTATGGCGGCGGCTTGAAAAAGGATTTTAAAAATGCCACCGAAATGCAAAAAGCCACCGCAGTGAGCTTTGCCCAATTGCTTGATATGGTAGCCACCGCAGTCCCTCAAATGCGTATAAGGTTTAGCACTTCCAACCCGCAGGATATGACACTTGATGTGCTGCATATGATGGCCAAACACCACAACATTTGCAAATACATACACCTGCCCGTGCAATCAGGAAGTACCAGCGTGCTCAAAAGAATGAACCGCCAGCATACGCGTGAGGAATATTTAGAGCTTATAGATAATATTAGAAAAATCGTGCCCGAGTGTGCGCTATCGCACGATATGATTGCAGGATTTTGCGACGAGACCGAAGAAGAACACCGCGATACACTCTCGCTTATGGAGCATGTGAAATATGATTTTGGCTATATGTTTGCTTACTCAGACCGCCCAGGAACCCCAGCGCATAAAAAAATGGAAGATAATGTGCCAGATGAGGTCAAAAAACGACGCCTGCGCGAAATCATAGAATTACAGCAAAAACATTCAAAACAAAGAATGGATTCATACCTGAATAAAGTGCACGAAGTTTTGATAGAAGGAGACTCTAAAAAAAGCGATGACGAGTGGTATGGTCGCACCACACAAAATACCGTTGTAGTATTTCCCAAAACGGGAAATGAAAAAGTGGGAGATTTTGTAAATGTGCTCGTAAAGGATTGTACCTCTGCCACTTTATTAGGTGAAAAAATAGAAAATCAATAA
- a CDS encoding LptE family protein, which yields MAYKKIIFSLLGLMLLLSLNGCYTFTGSSLDPRIHTANIRKFPNYAPLQNPNLSQEFTNALQLRFEQRTKLTLVNTEDANIIIDGEITDYTVTPTSVVSGDRAAQNRLTITVKVRYENKIQEEKSFSRTFSDYGDFEANQSLVQVQDELTEKIIKRLIDQIFNAIVADW from the coding sequence ATGGCTTATAAGAAAATAATTTTTAGCCTTTTGGGCTTAATGTTGCTTTTAAGTTTAAATGGTTGTTACACCTTTACGGGCTCGTCGCTAGATCCGAGGATCCACACAGCAAATATTCGTAAATTCCCAAACTACGCACCATTGCAGAATCCTAATTTAAGCCAAGAATTTACCAATGCGCTTCAATTAAGATTTGAACAAAGAACCAAATTAACTTTGGTAAACACCGAGGATGCCAATATTATCATCGATGGGGAAATCACGGATTACACCGTAACGCCTACCTCCGTAGTGAGTGGCGACCGTGCGGCGCAAAACCGTTTAACAATCACGGTAAAAGTACGATACGAGAACAAAATTCAGGAAGAAAAAAGCTTTTCTCGCACATTTTCTGATTATGGAGATTTCGAGGCAAATCAATCCTTGGTACAAGTGCAAGATGAGCTGACCGAGAAAATTATAAAACGACTAATCGACCAAATATTTAATGCAATTGTAGCCGACTGGTAA
- the secG gene encoding preprotein translocase subunit SecG — MVVLSQNPKGGGLSSTFGGGGSQMFGVQRTNDFLDKSTWTLAILIAVLVILANFMVPRNADVVSPDIPVKEMPALPQTTDTSVTPNAPAE, encoded by the coding sequence ATGGTAGTATTATCTCAAAACCCAAAAGGAGGGGGGCTTTCTTCCACTTTCGGAGGAGGCGGAAGTCAAATGTTTGGGGTACAGCGTACCAATGACTTCTTAGACAAATCAACATGGACTTTGGCTATCTTGATAGCTGTTTTGGTAATTCTTGCAAACTTCATGGTTCCAAGAAATGCCGATGTTGTTTCTCCTGATATTCCAGTAAAGGAAATGCCAGCGTTACCGCAGACTACGGATACTTCTGTAACGCCAAACGCTCCAGCTGAGTAA
- the groES gene encoding co-chaperone GroES — MSNLNIKPLADRVVIEPAPAETKTASGIIIPDSAKEKPQEGVVVAVGTGKKDEPLTVKVGDKVLYGKYAGTELKLEGKDYLIMREADILAIV; from the coding sequence ATGAGTAACTTAAACATTAAACCCTTAGCAGATCGCGTGGTGATTGAGCCCGCTCCAGCAGAAACCAAAACCGCTTCTGGAATTATTATCCCAGATTCAGCCAAAGAAAAACCACAAGAAGGTGTGGTAGTAGCGGTAGGAACTGGAAAAAAAGACGAGCCACTTACTGTAAAAGTAGGGGACAAAGTACTTTACGGAAAATACGCAGGTACTGAGCTTAAATTAGAAGGAAAAGATTATTTAATTATGAGAGAAGCCGATATTTTGGCAATCGTTTAA
- a CDS encoding sigma-54-dependent Fis family transcriptional regulator translates to MAESLQAIKQRFGIIGNNANLNMAIERAMQVANTDISVLITGESGVGKEFFPKIIHALSLRKHNTYIAVNCGAIPEGTIDSELFGHEKGAFTGATQTRKGYFEEANGGTIFLDEVGELPLHTQVRLLRVLESGEFMKVGSSNVQKTNVRIVAATNVNVLEAVQKGKFREDLYYRLNTVEIKVPALRERPEDIPLLFRKFAIDFGEKYHRPVVKLTPQAEVALTHYAWPGNVRQLRNFAEEVSVVETHEEVSAEEINKFLPTNSIVHIKSEMGEAGNSNFANEREILYKFLFDMKKDLNDLRALTLQLLSKNQDEVVADNQDLVNRVLHGYTAAPDSLLKYEPESIETTPTYPAEVEDYDYEDIPENNSLSLQDNEIDLIEKALQKHSGKRKEAAEELGISERTLYRKIKQYGL, encoded by the coding sequence ATGGCAGAATCATTACAAGCAATCAAGCAGCGATTTGGCATCATAGGAAATAATGCTAACCTAAATATGGCGATAGAGCGCGCTATGCAGGTGGCAAATACAGATATCTCAGTGCTCATCACAGGGGAGAGCGGTGTGGGGAAAGAGTTTTTCCCAAAAATAATACACGCCCTAAGCCTAAGAAAACATAACACCTATATTGCCGTAAACTGTGGCGCAATTCCAGAGGGAACGATTGATTCAGAGTTATTTGGACACGAAAAAGGTGCTTTTACAGGCGCTACACAAACCCGCAAGGGCTATTTTGAAGAAGCCAACGGCGGAACAATTTTCCTTGATGAGGTGGGCGAGTTGCCACTCCATACACAAGTGCGGCTTTTGCGTGTGCTAGAGTCGGGCGAGTTTATGAAAGTGGGCTCCTCTAATGTCCAGAAAACCAATGTGCGCATCGTAGCTGCTACCAATGTAAATGTGCTGGAAGCCGTGCAAAAAGGTAAATTTCGGGAAGATTTATACTATCGTTTAAATACGGTGGAAATCAAAGTTCCAGCCTTGCGTGAGCGTCCAGAGGACATTCCATTGCTATTCAGAAAATTTGCAATTGATTTTGGCGAAAAATATCACCGCCCCGTGGTGAAGCTAACTCCCCAAGCTGAGGTGGCTTTGACACACTACGCGTGGCCTGGGAATGTGCGCCAGCTCAGAAACTTTGCCGAGGAAGTCTCCGTGGTGGAGACTCACGAGGAAGTTTCCGCAGAGGAAATCAATAAGTTTTTGCCCACTAATAGCATTGTCCATATCAAATCAGAAATGGGCGAGGCTGGGAATAGTAATTTTGCCAATGAAAGGGAAATTTTGTATAAATTCCTCTTTGATATGAAGAAGGATTTAAATGATTTACGCGCACTCACGCTGCAACTTTTGTCTAAAAATCAAGATGAAGTAGTGGCAGATAACCAAGACCTAGTCAATCGAGTGCTACACGGCTACACCGCAGCCCCAGATTCCCTGCTCAAATATGAGCCAGAAAGTATAGAAACCACGCCTACCTATCCCGCCGAGGTGGAGGACTATGATTATGAAGATATTCCTGAAAATAATTCCCTATCTTTGCAAGATAATGAAATAGATTTAATCGAAAAAGCCTTGCAAAAACACAGCGGAAAACGAAAAGAAGCCGCCGAGGAATTAGGCATTTCAGAAAGAACTTTGTACCGAAAAATTAAGCAATATGGCTTATAA